Proteins from a single region of Desulfovibrio porci:
- a CDS encoding flagellar basal body rod protein FlgC, with the protein MSGITGSMYIGASAMDAHSWGMAVTAHNVANVNTAGFTPQRAVYATGPGGRGVRLDAVLQDAGAAGRLDAATNSDPSMPPEFVNPSGTDLGREMTQMISTQRTYEANAQTVRTGDAMLGVLLDMKA; encoded by the coding sequence ATGAGCGGCATTACCGGCAGCATGTATATCGGCGCGTCGGCCATGGATGCCCACTCTTGGGGTATGGCCGTCACGGCGCACAATGTGGCCAACGTGAACACGGCGGGCTTTACGCCGCAACGGGCGGTCTACGCCACCGGTCCCGGCGGCCGGGGCGTGCGTCTGGATGCCGTGCTTCAGGACGCGGGCGCTGCCGGGCGGCTCGACGCCGCGACAAACAGTGATCCGTCCATGCCGCCGGAGTTCGTGAATCCCAGCGGCACGGATCTGGGACGTGAAATGACGCAGATGATCTCCACACAGCGGACCTATGAGGCCAACGCCCAAACCGTCCGCACCGGCGACGCCATGCTGGGGGTACTGCTGGATATGAAGGCCTGA